The sequence agacAAGAATGCATGACTTCATCATGGCAGAAGATTCTGAGTTATGGGATGTTATTTGTGATGGTCCTTATGTCCCAACAAAGATGGTCGGAGACCCTCCAGAGACGGTTCTAAAAACCAGGAAAAAATACAGTGATGCAAATAGGAAAGCTATGGAGAAAAACTTTTGTGCCAAGAAAATTTTGGTGTGTGGCATAGGACCTGATGAATATAACAGGATCTCAGCATGCCAATCcaccaaagaaatatgggaagcttTACAAACAAAACAGGAGGAAACCACTCAAGTAAAGCAATCTAAGATTGACATGTTCACCATTGAGTATGAGCTCTTCAGAATGAAGGACAATGAATCCATTCAAGACATATACACAAGATTCACGTCTATCATAAATGAGCTACATTCGCTTGGATAAATCATTCCTAGGAACAAGCTTGTGAGAAAAATTCTTAATGTTTTGCCCAGTTCATGGGAGAGTAAAGTGAATGCCATTAGTAAAGCAAAGGATCTACAGGTCCTAACTATAGATGCGCTAGTTGGAATTTGAAAACCtacgaaatgaagaagaagaaggacagtgaaagaagagaaccaaagaaggaaaagaacctggtactcaaagctaaaagcaatgactcaagtgaggagGACAGCGACATGGCCTACTTAACCAGAAGGTTTCAGAAGATGGTCCGAAGGAATGGAGGCATACCAAAGAGAGGCAGTTCCAGCAAACCAAAGAATTATGACCTCTATCATAAATGTGGTAAGCCAGGGAATTTCATCAAAGATTGCCCTCTTCTGAAGAAAGAACACTTCAAGTACAACCTTGATAAAGCAGCCAAGAAGAACCTGGTTCCTAGAAAACACTTAAAAGAAAGAACGTCGCTGACAATGCTGTGAAGCAAGCTCTTGCAGCATAGAGAGATTCCTCCAGTAAGTCTGAAGAAGAAAAGGATGCAGGTGATAGTTCTATGATGGCCGTTGAAAGTGAaacaatttaatatgattaaatATTTCCCTTGATGGCTCAGCCAGATAATGATGAAGTTAATGACAATGATGAGGTTAATTTCAGGTATGtttagagaaatctgaaatcctactctccTAAGAAACTCATGTCATTAGCTAATGTATTAATTGATGCCTATCATAATCTTGTAGATGATAAGGATGCCTTGACCATGGAGTTAGAAGATGCTGAACAAACTAGAGATGGCTTGGTAGTTTGTGTGGCTGATCTAAAGGAAACCATAGGTAATCTGGAAAATAAAAAGGAGGTTCTAACTGAGAAAATTGCTAGTGTAGAACATGAAAAAGACGATTTGATGGTAGTAGCTGTTGACTTAGAAGAATCCATTAAAAAATTCAGTAAATAAATGAATGACTTAGTGGAGAAAGTTGATTCCTTATAGCAAGAAAGAGATGACCTCTTAGTTGTGATTATAGACTTGAAGGAAACAATAGAGGAACTCAAAGCAGAATGTATGCCTGGATATTTTGAGAAAGGGAAAGAAGTTGCTAGCGATGCACATATTAGGATTGAAAAAGAGTTAAATGCTGTAAAATCTAGTCTATGTGCTGAACTTGAGAAAAATAGACAATTTGAAGCAAAATtggaaagagtaaaaaataatCTTGAGAAGTCTCTTAAGTGGACTTGGTCTTCGGATGCTATTACTGCCATGTACGTTAACAATGGTGGAAACAGGCATGGAGTAGGGTTTTAAAGGGAGAGAACTCCTTataaccctcatagcaagtatgttactgtaCCTGACAATTGGTTGTGTAtccactgtgggaacaatgggcatttcaaagaaaatttccaAGCCAGAGCTCAGTCTCTTA is a genomic window of Nicotiana tabacum cultivar K326 chromosome 16, ASM71507v2, whole genome shotgun sequence containing:
- the LOC142170291 gene encoding uncharacterized protein LOC142170291, whose translation is MAAPPNVEEGQSPYGPPRFNGQYYGWWKTRMHDFIMAEDSELWDVICDGPYVPTKMVGDPPETVLKTRKKYSDANRKAMEKNFCAKKILVCGIGPDEYNRISACQSTKEIWEALQTKQEETTQVKQSKIDMFTIEYELFRMKDNESIQDIYTRFTSIINELHSLG